The window ACCAGGTTATGAAGTCATAGGAACGGAAGATGTCAAAATAGTTAAAGAAGATATTTATGCATCTCGAGCAGGTGAAAAACTAGCCCATGCAATAGAAATTTTTTCTTTAAATTTTAAAGATTTAACGGTTATTGATGTAGGGGCATCAACAGGTGGGTTTACCGATGTTTCTCTTAAAAATGGAGCTAAACACGTCTTTGCCTATGATGTTGGAACGATGCAACTCTTAGAACGTTTAAAAAACGATGAGAGAGTAACTAGTTTAGAAAATACGAATATTTTAGATGTTATGGTGCCTGAAAATGATATTTGTGTTATTGATGTATCTTTCACATCAGTTTTACCAATTTTAGATCATTTAAAAGAACAAACGAATGAAATTGTCTTTTTATTAAAACCTCAATTTGAAGCAACTAAAGATGCGTTAAATAAAAAAGGTGTTTTAAAAGATCAAAAAGTATTAAGTCGAATCATTGAAAAAACAACAAAGTTTATTACCACAATTGGTTATGAAGTCAAAGGATTTACGAAATCTCCAATTAAAGGTAAAGAAGGTAATGAAGAGTTTTTATTCTATATACGTAGGAGAATGTAGATGCTTAAACATTTAGATGTTAAAAATTTTGCATTAATTGATGATTTAGAAATTGATTTTCATGATGGCCTAACTGCCCTAACTGGAGAAACAGGCTCTGGTAAATCAATTTTATTAGAATCACTTTCTTTATTATTCGGTAAACGTTCTGATGCGGAATATATTAGACATGGGGCTTCAAAAGCACTTGTTACGGGGAACTTTATCTTAAATGACGAACAACAAAAATCACTTGATTTGCCGCGTGAAATAACACTTTCTCGTGAAATTGATGCAACAGGACGTCATTTAATTAAAATTAATCATGAGACATCTACATTACAACGCTTAAAGCAAATTGCTAATAAAATTGGTTTAATTCATGGTCAAAATGACACCCATATGTTAATGGACAAGGCGAGTTATGTTGACTTTGTCGATCAATTAGATAAATCAAGGACACAAAACTTATTAAATAATTATTTATTAAAAAGAAGTACGTATCATGAGTTAAATAAGCATTACGAATCTTTAAAAAGTAAAAAGAAAGAGACTTTAGAAAGAGTTGATTTCTTAACTTATCAAGTTAAAGAATTAGATGCTTTATCTTTAAAGACGAATGAATTAGAAGAACTTCAGGAACAAGTTTCGAAATTAAAAAACTTTGACCGTATTCAACAGGCATTAAAAGAAACTGTTGAAC of the Acholeplasma hippikon genome contains:
- a CDS encoding TlyA family RNA methyltransferase, which produces MRLDVFLAENYSEYTRSKISDLIKRGFVTVNDKTVTKPGYEVIGTEDVKIVKEDIYASRAGEKLAHAIEIFSLNFKDLTVIDVGASTGGFTDVSLKNGAKHVFAYDVGTMQLLERLKNDERVTSLENTNILDVMVPENDICVIDVSFTSVLPILDHLKEQTNEIVFLLKPQFEATKDALNKKGVLKDQKVLSRIIEKTTKFITTIGYEVKGFTKSPIKGKEGNEEFLFYIRRRM